One window from the genome of Erwinia sorbitola encodes:
- the brnQ gene encoding branched-chain amino acid transporter carrier protein BrnQ, producing MTHRLTSKDILALGFMTFALFVGAGNIIFPPMVGIQSGEHVWIAALGFLITAVGLPVITVIALARVGGGIDALSSPIGKAAGVVLATVCYLAVGPLFATPRTATVSFEVGIAPLTGDGTLPLMLYSMVYFALVIGVSLYPGKLLDTVGHVLAPLKIFALTILGLAALLWPAGGLAPATVDYQRAAFSSGFVNGYLTMDTLGALVFGIVIVNAARSRGISEAKLLTRYTVIAGLIAGVGLTLVYLALFKLGSDSASIVDQNANGAAILHAYVQHTFGNMGSFFLAALIFVACMVTAVGLTCACAEFFEHYLPLSYRQLVFILGLFSMVVSNLGLSHLIQISIPVLTAIYPPCIVLVLLSFTLKWWNKSTRIIAPVMLISLLFGIVDAIKSTNFKAILPAFTQSLPLADQGLAWLPPSLVMLVLVALYDRVSGRQSVTAHQQ from the coding sequence GGTGGGGATCCAGTCTGGTGAACACGTCTGGATTGCCGCTCTCGGCTTTCTGATCACCGCAGTGGGACTGCCGGTGATTACCGTTATTGCGCTGGCACGCGTCGGCGGCGGTATTGACGCCCTTAGTTCGCCAATAGGTAAAGCGGCTGGCGTGGTGCTGGCGACCGTCTGTTATCTGGCCGTTGGCCCGCTGTTTGCTACGCCACGTACCGCGACGGTATCGTTTGAAGTGGGGATTGCCCCGCTGACGGGCGACGGCACGCTGCCGCTGATGCTCTACAGCATGGTTTACTTTGCTCTGGTGATAGGCGTCTCCCTCTATCCGGGCAAACTGCTGGATACCGTAGGCCATGTGCTGGCACCGCTGAAAATTTTTGCCCTGACTATTCTGGGTCTGGCCGCGCTGCTGTGGCCGGCGGGTGGCCTCGCGCCTGCAACCGTTGATTATCAACGTGCGGCATTCTCCAGCGGCTTTGTGAACGGTTATCTGACCATGGATACCCTCGGGGCGCTGGTGTTTGGCATTGTTATTGTCAACGCAGCACGCTCGCGCGGCATCAGTGAAGCGAAATTATTAACCCGTTACACCGTGATTGCGGGTCTGATTGCTGGTGTGGGCCTGACGCTGGTTTATCTGGCACTGTTTAAGCTCGGTTCTGACAGCGCTTCTATCGTTGACCAGAATGCTAACGGTGCCGCTATTCTGCATGCTTATGTGCAGCACACCTTCGGAAATATGGGCAGCTTCTTCCTGGCCGCACTGATTTTCGTTGCCTGTATGGTGACGGCTGTTGGTCTGACCTGCGCCTGTGCAGAGTTCTTTGAGCACTACCTGCCTCTTAGCTATCGTCAGTTAGTGTTTATTCTTGGCCTGTTCTCGATGGTGGTTTCAAACCTGGGTCTGAGTCATCTTATCCAGATTTCAATTCCAGTATTAACTGCGATTTACCCACCTTGTATTGTGCTGGTACTGTTAAGTTTTACCTTAAAGTGGTGGAATAAAAGCACGAGAATCATCGCGCCAGTTATGCTGATTAGTCTGCTTTTCGGTATTGTCGATGCAATAAAAAGCACAAACTTTAAGGCAATACTGCCAGCATTTACCCAAAGTCTGCCTTTAGCCGATCAGGGATTGGCATGGTTGCCGCCTTCACTGGTGATGCTGGTATTGGTGGCTTTGTACGATCGCGTTTCAGGCCGCCAGTCGGTTACTGCGCATCAGCAATAG